Proteins encoded in a region of the Populus nigra chromosome 3, ddPopNigr1.1, whole genome shotgun sequence genome:
- the LOC133690031 gene encoding protein TRANSPARENT TESTA 9-like isoform X1, producing MWSSFWRSRDRFSLDELRYLTDQLQKVQIVNNVNKNFVIETLRSISELITYGDQHDSNYFDFFMERQVMGEFVRILKVSRIVSISLQLLQTTSIMIQNLKSERAIHYMFSNEHINFLITYTFDFRNEELLSYYISFLRAISGKLDKNTISLLVKTQNGSWLVVSGSSWQEMHGLLPKQQQTLNPKLVGVCCLNNACYEEVVSFPLYVEAIRFASHEESMIRTAVRALTLNVYHVGDESVNRFVAKAPHADYFSNLLTFFQKQCLYLNGMVSETLKNLDSDTTTAILNVVDEIEDNLYYISDVISAGIPEVGRLITVNILQLLIFPLLLPSLQLDAVDDIQIGAITSLYLLCCILRIVKIKDLANTIAASLFCPPEAFVPDSETKLNGHAPDHGHEIQQTENKNVIEVDGCSKKILPSLSSSSLVHPEDIISKGVSRLTLRDALLSYITAGDDLQVLSSLSILATLLQTKELDETMLDALGILPQRKQHKKLLQQALVGEDLREDQLFLSGRSFIRDGFSCELDGYLQNLKEQYGVACSSLEVGTSPSVHRFQVLDALVSLFCRSNISPETLWDGGWLLRQLLLYSESGFNNQHLELLRDSYKNCTYALLEEARGTWPDLLVTVLRDEWKRCKRAMEAPSPRKELKCMLLPLDKPSFDDVLPNKSSFVAGERMCKVVKVFVLLHQLQIFFLGRALPEQPPTCPPSDILENSRARNAGLDVSGPKLGSELRLVDAVPCRIAFERGKERHFCVLAISVGASGWILLAEELPLKKHYGIIRVVAPLASSDPTIDQKYSRWLHLRIRPSTLPFLDPAKLITHGKAKTKAPVDGRWTLSFMDDESCKSALSMILEEIDLQSNEVKKRLKPLLNHEGAIDVPDASPHPPDDASPSTATPSNSL from the exons ATGTGGTCCTCCTTTTGGAGATCCAGAGATCGTTTCTCCTTGGATGAACTCAG ATATTTAACTGACCAGCTGCAAAAGGTTCAAATTGTAAATAATGTTAATAAG AACTTTGTAATTGAGACGTTGAGATCGATATCGGAATTAATAACATACGGAGACCAGCATGATTCGAACTATTTTGA tttttttatggaaagGCAAGTAATGGGGGAGTTTGTGAGGATACTTAAGGTTAGCAGAATTGTTTCCATTTCGCTTCAGTTGCTGCAAACAACGAGCATTATGATTCAGAACTTAAAATCCGAGCGCGCCATAC aTTATATGTTCAGTAATGagcatattaattttttgataacttATACGTTTGATTTTCGGAATGAGGAGTTGTTGTCATACTACATTTCTTTCTTAAG GGCAATAAGTGGGAAGCTTGACAAGAATACAATTTCTTTGCTTGTGAAGACTCAAAAT GGCAGCTGGTTGGTTGTAAGTGGTTCAAGCTGGCAAGAAATGCATGGCTTGCTGCCTAAACAGCAACAAACCCTCAATCCCAAACTCGTTGGGGTTTGCTGCCTAAACAACGCTTGTTAT GAAGAAGTTGTTTCTTTTCCACTGTATGTTGAGGCAATACGGTTTGCTTCCCATGAAGAGAGTATGATTCGCACTGCAGTCCGTGCTCTGACACTCAATGTCTATCATG TTGGAGATGAATCCGTGAATAGATTTGTTGCAAAGGCCCCTCATgctgattatttttcaaacttgcTTACATTTTTTCAGAAGCAGTGCCTCTATCTAAATGGAATGGTCTCTGAAACTCTAAA AAACCTAGACTCAGATACAACCACTGCGATTCTTAATGTTGTGGATGAAATTGAGGACAATCTCTACTATATTAGTGATGTTATTTCTGCGGGGATTCCAGAAGTTGGGAGGTTAATAACAGTCAACATTTTGCAACTTTTGATATTTCCTTTGCTTCTTCCATCTTTGCAGTTGGATGCTGTTGAT GATATTCAGATTGGTGCTATCACTTCTCTGTATTTGCTCTGTTGCATCTTACGCATAGTTAAAATCAAAGACTTGGCAAATACCATTGCTGCCTCTCTTTTCTGTCCACCGGAGGCTTTTGTTCCAGATTCTGAGACTAAACTCAATGGTCATGCGCCTGATCATGGGCATGAAATCCAACAGACAGAAAATAAGAACGTGATTGAGGTGGATGGATGTTCAAAAAAAATCTTGCCGAGCTTGTCTAGTTCTTCTCTAGTTCACCCTGAAGATATTATCTCAAAAGGTGTTTCTCGTTTAACTTTGAG GGATGCTTTACTTTCATATATTACAGCTGGAGATGatcttcaagttttgagttCTTTGAGCATCTTGGCTACATTGTTGCAAACAAAAG AGTTAGATGAAACAATGCTAGATGCTCTTGGAATCCTCCCCCAGCGCAAGCAACACAAGAAACTCTTGCAG CAAGCATTGGTTGGTGAGGACTTGAGGGAAGATCAACTTTTTTTGTCAGGAAGGAGCTTTATAAGAGATGGATTTAGTTGTGAGCTCGATGGCTATCTACAAAATCTCAAG GAGCAGTATGGGGTAGCATGCTCTTCCTTGGAGGTGGGAACAAGCCCCTCTGTACATAGATTTCAG GTGCTTGATGCATTGGTTAGTCTTTTTTGCCGGTCTAATATATCCCCAGAGACATTGTGGGATGGTGGTTGGCTTCTGCGTCAGCTACTTCTCTATAGTGAGTCAGGATTCAATAACCAGCATCTTGAATTACTGAGA GATTCATATAAGAATTGCACTTATGCTCTTCTTGAGGAGGCCAGAGGTACCTGGCCCGATCTACTTGTAACAGTCTTACGTGATGAATGGAAAAGGTGCAAAAGAG CAATGGAAGCTCCATCTCCTCGGAAAGAGCTGAAGTGCATGCTCTTGCCATTAGACAAGCCCTCTTTTGATG ATGTTCTTCCCAACAAATCATCTTTTGTTGCTGGTGAAAGAATGTGCAAGGTGGTGAAG GTGTTTGTACTTCTTCATCAACTTCAAATTTTCTTCCTTGGTAGGGCTTTACCTGAGCAGCCTCCTACTTGTCCTCCAAGTGATATCCTGGAAAATTCCCGTGCAAGAAATGCTGGCCTGGATGTTTCAGGTCCAAAACTAGGCTCTGAGTTGAGACTAG TTGATGCCGTGCCTTGTAGGATTGCATTTGAGAGGGGTAAGGAACGCCATTTTTGCGTTTTAGCAATCTCTGTGGGCGCATCTGGGTGGATCCTACTTGCAGAAGAACTACCCTTGAAGAAACATTATGGAATCATCCGTGTTGTTGCTCCTTTAGCAAGTTCTGAT CCTACAATTGATCAGAAGTATTCAAGATGGTTACACTTGCGAATCCGTCCATCTACTTTACCCTTTTTGGACCCTGCTAAACTCATTACTCATGGGAAGGCCAAGACAAAAGCTCCGGTGGATGGGAGATGGACCTTATCATTCATGGATGATGAATCTTGCAAGTCTGCTTTGTCTATGATTCTTGAGGAGATTGATCTGCAAAGCAATGAAGTCAAGAAAAGACTAAAACCATTGCTCAACCATGAAGGAGCTATAGATGTTCCAGACGCTTCTCCACATCCTCCAGATGATGCTTCCCCATCAACTGCAACACCTTCTAATTCATTGTAA
- the LOC133690031 gene encoding protein TRANSPARENT TESTA 9-like isoform X2 gives MWSSFWRSRDRFSLDELRYLTDQLQKVQIVNNVNKNFVIETLRSISELITYGDQHDSNYFDFFMERQVMGEFVRILKVSRIVSISLQLLQTTSIMIQNLKSERAIHYMFSNEHINFLITYTFDFRNEELLSYYISFLRAISGKLDKNTISLLVKTQNEEVVSFPLYVEAIRFASHEESMIRTAVRALTLNVYHVGDESVNRFVAKAPHADYFSNLLTFFQKQCLYLNGMVSETLKNLDSDTTTAILNVVDEIEDNLYYISDVISAGIPEVGRLITVNILQLLIFPLLLPSLQLDAVDDIQIGAITSLYLLCCILRIVKIKDLANTIAASLFCPPEAFVPDSETKLNGHAPDHGHEIQQTENKNVIEVDGCSKKILPSLSSSSLVHPEDIISKGVSRLTLRDALLSYITAGDDLQVLSSLSILATLLQTKELDETMLDALGILPQRKQHKKLLQQALVGEDLREDQLFLSGRSFIRDGFSCELDGYLQNLKEQYGVACSSLEVGTSPSVHRFQVLDALVSLFCRSNISPETLWDGGWLLRQLLLYSESGFNNQHLELLRDSYKNCTYALLEEARGTWPDLLVTVLRDEWKRCKRAMEAPSPRKELKCMLLPLDKPSFDDVLPNKSSFVAGERMCKVVKVFVLLHQLQIFFLGRALPEQPPTCPPSDILENSRARNAGLDVSGPKLGSELRLVDAVPCRIAFERGKERHFCVLAISVGASGWILLAEELPLKKHYGIIRVVAPLASSDPTIDQKYSRWLHLRIRPSTLPFLDPAKLITHGKAKTKAPVDGRWTLSFMDDESCKSALSMILEEIDLQSNEVKKRLKPLLNHEGAIDVPDASPHPPDDASPSTATPSNSL, from the exons ATGTGGTCCTCCTTTTGGAGATCCAGAGATCGTTTCTCCTTGGATGAACTCAG ATATTTAACTGACCAGCTGCAAAAGGTTCAAATTGTAAATAATGTTAATAAG AACTTTGTAATTGAGACGTTGAGATCGATATCGGAATTAATAACATACGGAGACCAGCATGATTCGAACTATTTTGA tttttttatggaaagGCAAGTAATGGGGGAGTTTGTGAGGATACTTAAGGTTAGCAGAATTGTTTCCATTTCGCTTCAGTTGCTGCAAACAACGAGCATTATGATTCAGAACTTAAAATCCGAGCGCGCCATAC aTTATATGTTCAGTAATGagcatattaattttttgataacttATACGTTTGATTTTCGGAATGAGGAGTTGTTGTCATACTACATTTCTTTCTTAAG GGCAATAAGTGGGAAGCTTGACAAGAATACAATTTCTTTGCTTGTGAAGACTCAAAAT GAAGAAGTTGTTTCTTTTCCACTGTATGTTGAGGCAATACGGTTTGCTTCCCATGAAGAGAGTATGATTCGCACTGCAGTCCGTGCTCTGACACTCAATGTCTATCATG TTGGAGATGAATCCGTGAATAGATTTGTTGCAAAGGCCCCTCATgctgattatttttcaaacttgcTTACATTTTTTCAGAAGCAGTGCCTCTATCTAAATGGAATGGTCTCTGAAACTCTAAA AAACCTAGACTCAGATACAACCACTGCGATTCTTAATGTTGTGGATGAAATTGAGGACAATCTCTACTATATTAGTGATGTTATTTCTGCGGGGATTCCAGAAGTTGGGAGGTTAATAACAGTCAACATTTTGCAACTTTTGATATTTCCTTTGCTTCTTCCATCTTTGCAGTTGGATGCTGTTGAT GATATTCAGATTGGTGCTATCACTTCTCTGTATTTGCTCTGTTGCATCTTACGCATAGTTAAAATCAAAGACTTGGCAAATACCATTGCTGCCTCTCTTTTCTGTCCACCGGAGGCTTTTGTTCCAGATTCTGAGACTAAACTCAATGGTCATGCGCCTGATCATGGGCATGAAATCCAACAGACAGAAAATAAGAACGTGATTGAGGTGGATGGATGTTCAAAAAAAATCTTGCCGAGCTTGTCTAGTTCTTCTCTAGTTCACCCTGAAGATATTATCTCAAAAGGTGTTTCTCGTTTAACTTTGAG GGATGCTTTACTTTCATATATTACAGCTGGAGATGatcttcaagttttgagttCTTTGAGCATCTTGGCTACATTGTTGCAAACAAAAG AGTTAGATGAAACAATGCTAGATGCTCTTGGAATCCTCCCCCAGCGCAAGCAACACAAGAAACTCTTGCAG CAAGCATTGGTTGGTGAGGACTTGAGGGAAGATCAACTTTTTTTGTCAGGAAGGAGCTTTATAAGAGATGGATTTAGTTGTGAGCTCGATGGCTATCTACAAAATCTCAAG GAGCAGTATGGGGTAGCATGCTCTTCCTTGGAGGTGGGAACAAGCCCCTCTGTACATAGATTTCAG GTGCTTGATGCATTGGTTAGTCTTTTTTGCCGGTCTAATATATCCCCAGAGACATTGTGGGATGGTGGTTGGCTTCTGCGTCAGCTACTTCTCTATAGTGAGTCAGGATTCAATAACCAGCATCTTGAATTACTGAGA GATTCATATAAGAATTGCACTTATGCTCTTCTTGAGGAGGCCAGAGGTACCTGGCCCGATCTACTTGTAACAGTCTTACGTGATGAATGGAAAAGGTGCAAAAGAG CAATGGAAGCTCCATCTCCTCGGAAAGAGCTGAAGTGCATGCTCTTGCCATTAGACAAGCCCTCTTTTGATG ATGTTCTTCCCAACAAATCATCTTTTGTTGCTGGTGAAAGAATGTGCAAGGTGGTGAAG GTGTTTGTACTTCTTCATCAACTTCAAATTTTCTTCCTTGGTAGGGCTTTACCTGAGCAGCCTCCTACTTGTCCTCCAAGTGATATCCTGGAAAATTCCCGTGCAAGAAATGCTGGCCTGGATGTTTCAGGTCCAAAACTAGGCTCTGAGTTGAGACTAG TTGATGCCGTGCCTTGTAGGATTGCATTTGAGAGGGGTAAGGAACGCCATTTTTGCGTTTTAGCAATCTCTGTGGGCGCATCTGGGTGGATCCTACTTGCAGAAGAACTACCCTTGAAGAAACATTATGGAATCATCCGTGTTGTTGCTCCTTTAGCAAGTTCTGAT CCTACAATTGATCAGAAGTATTCAAGATGGTTACACTTGCGAATCCGTCCATCTACTTTACCCTTTTTGGACCCTGCTAAACTCATTACTCATGGGAAGGCCAAGACAAAAGCTCCGGTGGATGGGAGATGGACCTTATCATTCATGGATGATGAATCTTGCAAGTCTGCTTTGTCTATGATTCTTGAGGAGATTGATCTGCAAAGCAATGAAGTCAAGAAAAGACTAAAACCATTGCTCAACCATGAAGGAGCTATAGATGTTCCAGACGCTTCTCCACATCCTCCAGATGATGCTTCCCCATCAACTGCAACACCTTCTAATTCATTGTAA
- the LOC133690031 gene encoding protein TRANSPARENT TESTA 9-like isoform X4, with product MHGLLPKQQQTLNPKLVGVCCLNNACYEEVVSFPLYVEAIRFASHEESMIRTAVRALTLNVYHVGDESVNRFVAKAPHADYFSNLLTFFQKQCLYLNGMVSETLKNLDSDTTTAILNVVDEIEDNLYYISDVISAGIPEVGRLITVNILQLLIFPLLLPSLQLDAVDDIQIGAITSLYLLCCILRIVKIKDLANTIAASLFCPPEAFVPDSETKLNGHAPDHGHEIQQTENKNVIEVDGCSKKILPSLSSSSLVHPEDIISKGVSRLTLRDALLSYITAGDDLQVLSSLSILATLLQTKELDETMLDALGILPQRKQHKKLLQQALVGEDLREDQLFLSGRSFIRDGFSCELDGYLQNLKEQYGVACSSLEVGTSPSVHRFQVLDALVSLFCRSNISPETLWDGGWLLRQLLLYSESGFNNQHLELLRDSYKNCTYALLEEARGTWPDLLVTVLRDEWKRCKRAMEAPSPRKELKCMLLPLDKPSFDDVLPNKSSFVAGERMCKVVKVFVLLHQLQIFFLGRALPEQPPTCPPSDILENSRARNAGLDVSGPKLGSELRLVDAVPCRIAFERGKERHFCVLAISVGASGWILLAEELPLKKHYGIIRVVAPLASSDPTIDQKYSRWLHLRIRPSTLPFLDPAKLITHGKAKTKAPVDGRWTLSFMDDESCKSALSMILEEIDLQSNEVKKRLKPLLNHEGAIDVPDASPHPPDDASPSTATPSNSL from the exons ATGCATGGCTTGCTGCCTAAACAGCAACAAACCCTCAATCCCAAACTCGTTGGGGTTTGCTGCCTAAACAACGCTTGTTAT GAAGAAGTTGTTTCTTTTCCACTGTATGTTGAGGCAATACGGTTTGCTTCCCATGAAGAGAGTATGATTCGCACTGCAGTCCGTGCTCTGACACTCAATGTCTATCATG TTGGAGATGAATCCGTGAATAGATTTGTTGCAAAGGCCCCTCATgctgattatttttcaaacttgcTTACATTTTTTCAGAAGCAGTGCCTCTATCTAAATGGAATGGTCTCTGAAACTCTAAA AAACCTAGACTCAGATACAACCACTGCGATTCTTAATGTTGTGGATGAAATTGAGGACAATCTCTACTATATTAGTGATGTTATTTCTGCGGGGATTCCAGAAGTTGGGAGGTTAATAACAGTCAACATTTTGCAACTTTTGATATTTCCTTTGCTTCTTCCATCTTTGCAGTTGGATGCTGTTGAT GATATTCAGATTGGTGCTATCACTTCTCTGTATTTGCTCTGTTGCATCTTACGCATAGTTAAAATCAAAGACTTGGCAAATACCATTGCTGCCTCTCTTTTCTGTCCACCGGAGGCTTTTGTTCCAGATTCTGAGACTAAACTCAATGGTCATGCGCCTGATCATGGGCATGAAATCCAACAGACAGAAAATAAGAACGTGATTGAGGTGGATGGATGTTCAAAAAAAATCTTGCCGAGCTTGTCTAGTTCTTCTCTAGTTCACCCTGAAGATATTATCTCAAAAGGTGTTTCTCGTTTAACTTTGAG GGATGCTTTACTTTCATATATTACAGCTGGAGATGatcttcaagttttgagttCTTTGAGCATCTTGGCTACATTGTTGCAAACAAAAG AGTTAGATGAAACAATGCTAGATGCTCTTGGAATCCTCCCCCAGCGCAAGCAACACAAGAAACTCTTGCAG CAAGCATTGGTTGGTGAGGACTTGAGGGAAGATCAACTTTTTTTGTCAGGAAGGAGCTTTATAAGAGATGGATTTAGTTGTGAGCTCGATGGCTATCTACAAAATCTCAAG GAGCAGTATGGGGTAGCATGCTCTTCCTTGGAGGTGGGAACAAGCCCCTCTGTACATAGATTTCAG GTGCTTGATGCATTGGTTAGTCTTTTTTGCCGGTCTAATATATCCCCAGAGACATTGTGGGATGGTGGTTGGCTTCTGCGTCAGCTACTTCTCTATAGTGAGTCAGGATTCAATAACCAGCATCTTGAATTACTGAGA GATTCATATAAGAATTGCACTTATGCTCTTCTTGAGGAGGCCAGAGGTACCTGGCCCGATCTACTTGTAACAGTCTTACGTGATGAATGGAAAAGGTGCAAAAGAG CAATGGAAGCTCCATCTCCTCGGAAAGAGCTGAAGTGCATGCTCTTGCCATTAGACAAGCCCTCTTTTGATG ATGTTCTTCCCAACAAATCATCTTTTGTTGCTGGTGAAAGAATGTGCAAGGTGGTGAAG GTGTTTGTACTTCTTCATCAACTTCAAATTTTCTTCCTTGGTAGGGCTTTACCTGAGCAGCCTCCTACTTGTCCTCCAAGTGATATCCTGGAAAATTCCCGTGCAAGAAATGCTGGCCTGGATGTTTCAGGTCCAAAACTAGGCTCTGAGTTGAGACTAG TTGATGCCGTGCCTTGTAGGATTGCATTTGAGAGGGGTAAGGAACGCCATTTTTGCGTTTTAGCAATCTCTGTGGGCGCATCTGGGTGGATCCTACTTGCAGAAGAACTACCCTTGAAGAAACATTATGGAATCATCCGTGTTGTTGCTCCTTTAGCAAGTTCTGAT CCTACAATTGATCAGAAGTATTCAAGATGGTTACACTTGCGAATCCGTCCATCTACTTTACCCTTTTTGGACCCTGCTAAACTCATTACTCATGGGAAGGCCAAGACAAAAGCTCCGGTGGATGGGAGATGGACCTTATCATTCATGGATGATGAATCTTGCAAGTCTGCTTTGTCTATGATTCTTGAGGAGATTGATCTGCAAAGCAATGAAGTCAAGAAAAGACTAAAACCATTGCTCAACCATGAAGGAGCTATAGATGTTCCAGACGCTTCTCCACATCCTCCAGATGATGCTTCCCCATCAACTGCAACACCTTCTAATTCATTGTAA
- the LOC133690031 gene encoding protein TRANSPARENT TESTA 9-like isoform X3 codes for MWSSFWRSRDRFSLDELRYLTDQLQKVQIVNNVNKNFVIETLRSISELITYGDQHDSNYFDFFMERQVMGEFVRILKVSRIVSISLQLLQTTSIMIQNLKSERAIHYMFSNEHINFLITYTFDFRNEELLSYYISFLRAISGKLDKNTISLLVKTQNGSWLVVSGSSWQEMHGLLPKQQQTLNPKLVGVCCLNNACYEEVVSFPLYVEAIRFASHEESMIRTAVRALTLNVYHVGDESVNRFVAKAPHADYFSNLLTFFQKQCLYLNGMVSETLKNLDSDTTTAILNVVDEIEDNLYYISDVISAGIPEVGRLITVNILQLLIFPLLLPSLQLDAVDDIQIGAITSLYLLCCILRIVKIKDLANTIAASLFCPPEAFVPDSETKLNGHAPDHGHEIQQTENKNVIEVDGCSKKILPSLSSSSLVHPEDIISKGVSRLTLRDALLSYITAGDDLQVLSSLSILATLLQTKELDETMLDALGILPQRKQHKKLLQQALVGEDLREDQLFLSGRSFIRDGFSCELDGYLQNLKEQYGVACSSLEVGTSPSVHRFQVLDALVSLFCRSNISPETLWDGGWLLRQLLLYSESGFNNQHLELLRDSYKNCTYALLEEARGTWPDLLVTVLRDEWKRCKRAMEAPSPRKELKCMLLPLDKPSFDDVLPNKSSFVAGERMCKVVKVFVLLHQLQIFFLGRALPEQPPTCPPSDILENSRARNAGLDVSGPKLGSELRLAYN; via the exons ATGTGGTCCTCCTTTTGGAGATCCAGAGATCGTTTCTCCTTGGATGAACTCAG ATATTTAACTGACCAGCTGCAAAAGGTTCAAATTGTAAATAATGTTAATAAG AACTTTGTAATTGAGACGTTGAGATCGATATCGGAATTAATAACATACGGAGACCAGCATGATTCGAACTATTTTGA tttttttatggaaagGCAAGTAATGGGGGAGTTTGTGAGGATACTTAAGGTTAGCAGAATTGTTTCCATTTCGCTTCAGTTGCTGCAAACAACGAGCATTATGATTCAGAACTTAAAATCCGAGCGCGCCATAC aTTATATGTTCAGTAATGagcatattaattttttgataacttATACGTTTGATTTTCGGAATGAGGAGTTGTTGTCATACTACATTTCTTTCTTAAG GGCAATAAGTGGGAAGCTTGACAAGAATACAATTTCTTTGCTTGTGAAGACTCAAAAT GGCAGCTGGTTGGTTGTAAGTGGTTCAAGCTGGCAAGAAATGCATGGCTTGCTGCCTAAACAGCAACAAACCCTCAATCCCAAACTCGTTGGGGTTTGCTGCCTAAACAACGCTTGTTAT GAAGAAGTTGTTTCTTTTCCACTGTATGTTGAGGCAATACGGTTTGCTTCCCATGAAGAGAGTATGATTCGCACTGCAGTCCGTGCTCTGACACTCAATGTCTATCATG TTGGAGATGAATCCGTGAATAGATTTGTTGCAAAGGCCCCTCATgctgattatttttcaaacttgcTTACATTTTTTCAGAAGCAGTGCCTCTATCTAAATGGAATGGTCTCTGAAACTCTAAA AAACCTAGACTCAGATACAACCACTGCGATTCTTAATGTTGTGGATGAAATTGAGGACAATCTCTACTATATTAGTGATGTTATTTCTGCGGGGATTCCAGAAGTTGGGAGGTTAATAACAGTCAACATTTTGCAACTTTTGATATTTCCTTTGCTTCTTCCATCTTTGCAGTTGGATGCTGTTGAT GATATTCAGATTGGTGCTATCACTTCTCTGTATTTGCTCTGTTGCATCTTACGCATAGTTAAAATCAAAGACTTGGCAAATACCATTGCTGCCTCTCTTTTCTGTCCACCGGAGGCTTTTGTTCCAGATTCTGAGACTAAACTCAATGGTCATGCGCCTGATCATGGGCATGAAATCCAACAGACAGAAAATAAGAACGTGATTGAGGTGGATGGATGTTCAAAAAAAATCTTGCCGAGCTTGTCTAGTTCTTCTCTAGTTCACCCTGAAGATATTATCTCAAAAGGTGTTTCTCGTTTAACTTTGAG GGATGCTTTACTTTCATATATTACAGCTGGAGATGatcttcaagttttgagttCTTTGAGCATCTTGGCTACATTGTTGCAAACAAAAG AGTTAGATGAAACAATGCTAGATGCTCTTGGAATCCTCCCCCAGCGCAAGCAACACAAGAAACTCTTGCAG CAAGCATTGGTTGGTGAGGACTTGAGGGAAGATCAACTTTTTTTGTCAGGAAGGAGCTTTATAAGAGATGGATTTAGTTGTGAGCTCGATGGCTATCTACAAAATCTCAAG GAGCAGTATGGGGTAGCATGCTCTTCCTTGGAGGTGGGAACAAGCCCCTCTGTACATAGATTTCAG GTGCTTGATGCATTGGTTAGTCTTTTTTGCCGGTCTAATATATCCCCAGAGACATTGTGGGATGGTGGTTGGCTTCTGCGTCAGCTACTTCTCTATAGTGAGTCAGGATTCAATAACCAGCATCTTGAATTACTGAGA GATTCATATAAGAATTGCACTTATGCTCTTCTTGAGGAGGCCAGAGGTACCTGGCCCGATCTACTTGTAACAGTCTTACGTGATGAATGGAAAAGGTGCAAAAGAG CAATGGAAGCTCCATCTCCTCGGAAAGAGCTGAAGTGCATGCTCTTGCCATTAGACAAGCCCTCTTTTGATG ATGTTCTTCCCAACAAATCATCTTTTGTTGCTGGTGAAAGAATGTGCAAGGTGGTGAAG GTGTTTGTACTTCTTCATCAACTTCAAATTTTCTTCCTTGGTAGGGCTTTACCTGAGCAGCCTCCTACTTGTCCTCCAAGTGATATCCTGGAAAATTCCCGTGCAAGAAATGCTGGCCTGGATGTTTCAGGTCCAAAACTAGGCTCTGAGTTGAGACTAG CCTACAATTGA
- the LOC133689169 gene encoding 18.5 kDa class I heat shock protein-like codes for MSIVPIGNQDGTITNPFSLNSWDPEDFFTSLDLRDPFQNFPFPSVLSTPFPSLSRQTQVNWRETSRAHVFRAVFPDFGREDVLVYIDDDNMLQVSTQDGKFMSKFKLPDNARRDQVKADMVNGVLTVTIPKEEVASYRPNVRVVEIEGSG; via the coding sequence ATGTCAATAGTTCCAATTGGCAACCAGGATGGCACAATCACAAATCCGTTCTCTTTAAACTCATGGGATCCTGAAGATTTCTTCACTTCACTAGACCTTCGGGACCCGTTTCAAAACTTTCCATTCCCTTCCGTACTTTCCACTCCATTTCCTTCATTGTCAAGGCAAACCCAGGTAAACTGGAGGGAAACATCAAGAGCCCATGTGTTTAGAGCTGTGTTTCCTGATTTTGGCAGAGAAGATGTGCTTGTTTacattgatgatgataatatGCTTCAAGTAAGCACCCAGGATGGTAAGTTTATGAGCAAGTTTAAGTTGCCTGATAATGCTAGAAGGGATCAGGTCAAGGCTGATATGGTGAATGGTGTGCTCACTGTTACTATTCCTAAGGAAGAAGTTGCCAGTTATAGGCCTAATGTCAGGGTTGTGGAGATCGAAGGTTCTGgctga
- the LOC133690368 gene encoding uncharacterized protein LOC133690368, translating to MCFVFLCDEEERELGRQQASGSCPHCGGKVQAVDFEGRWRFCFLPICYKMKRKYFCTLCSRRLELSP from the coding sequence ATGTGTTTTGTGTTCTTATGTGACGAAGAAGAGAGGGAATTAGGCAGGCAACAAGCTTCAGGGTCATGTCCTCACTGTGGAGGTAAAGTACAAGCCGTGGATTTTGAAGGCCGGTGGAGGTTCTGTTTCTTGCCCATATGCTACAAGatgaagagaaaatatttttgtactTTATGTTCCAGGCGGCTGGAATTATCTCCTTAA